The following are encoded in a window of Longibacter salinarum genomic DNA:
- a CDS encoding N-acetylmuramoyl-L-alanine amidase family protein, producing MSALSLSSLVPGSMHRALRCIVILACVLGLSVPKAQGTDGTRGDASTVEARAQLTNISFTARSDGGGYVVRVQASGKIAAYGMPRSVGSNELKWTLYNTDLASSFQHDAPEGPITGFTTNKQDGHIILRFDLSRTVEPDAYRDRSSNDILLNLAYPGGTDAPGPVPTPATADARSSRSSSNGSSPPTRTASSTASAGGSSNAAAAAMLGGASQQARERWRLDKVVIDAGHGGKDPGASANGLREKDLVLKVAKKLGGYIEDNLGIEVVYTRTDDTFIELEERGKIANRAGAKLFISIHINAARSRSARGTETYFLGRHKSEAARKVMERENSVIRFEENTQKYEDYDEQALVRQVLAQSAYMRQSEKLASLIESQFEDRVSRRSRGVHQAGFYVLWSASMPAVLVELGFLTNPSEARFLKSERGQTYLASAIFRAVRDYKATYEKGITPTSR from the coding sequence ATGAGTGCTTTGTCACTGTCTTCCCTCGTTCCTGGCTCGATGCATCGCGCCCTGCGTTGCATCGTGATCTTGGCCTGTGTGCTCGGGCTGTCCGTACCCAAGGCACAAGGAACCGACGGCACACGCGGTGACGCTTCAACCGTGGAGGCACGTGCACAACTGACCAACATCTCTTTTACGGCCCGATCAGATGGCGGCGGCTATGTCGTCCGGGTTCAGGCATCCGGGAAGATTGCGGCGTACGGCATGCCCCGTTCCGTCGGTAGCAACGAACTCAAGTGGACGCTCTATAACACCGACCTGGCGTCCTCTTTTCAGCATGATGCACCCGAGGGACCCATCACCGGGTTCACAACGAACAAGCAAGATGGGCACATCATCCTCCGGTTTGACCTCAGCAGAACGGTCGAGCCCGACGCCTATCGCGATCGGTCGTCGAACGACATTCTGCTGAACCTCGCCTACCCTGGCGGCACCGACGCTCCGGGTCCCGTACCCACACCTGCGACCGCTGACGCCCGTTCCAGTCGGTCCTCCTCGAACGGGTCCTCTCCTCCAACGCGAACGGCCTCCTCGACGGCGTCCGCCGGTGGCTCATCGAATGCCGCGGCTGCTGCCATGCTGGGTGGAGCATCACAACAGGCCCGCGAACGCTGGCGCCTCGACAAAGTCGTCATTGATGCTGGGCATGGTGGAAAGGATCCGGGAGCCTCAGCAAACGGGCTTCGGGAGAAGGATCTCGTTTTGAAAGTGGCGAAAAAGCTGGGCGGGTATATTGAGGACAACCTCGGCATTGAGGTCGTCTACACGCGAACGGACGATACCTTCATCGAACTGGAGGAGCGTGGCAAAATCGCCAATCGGGCGGGCGCGAAGCTATTCATTTCGATCCACATCAACGCAGCGCGTTCGCGATCGGCTCGCGGCACGGAGACCTACTTCCTCGGACGGCATAAGTCGGAGGCCGCACGCAAGGTCATGGAGCGTGAGAACTCGGTCATCCGCTTTGAGGAGAACACGCAGAAGTACGAGGACTACGACGAGCAGGCCCTCGTGCGGCAGGTGCTCGCCCAGAGCGCATACATGCGACAGAGCGAGAAACTTGCGTCGCTCATCGAATCGCAGTTCGAGGACCGGGTAAGCCGTCGGAGTCGCGGTGTTCATCAGGCCGGTTTTTACGTGCTGTGGAGCGCGTCCATGCCGGCCGTTTTGGTCGAACTCGGCTTCCTGACCAACCCCAGCGAAGCCCGTTTCCTGAAAAGTGAGCGAGGTCAAACGTATCTCGCAAGCGCCATCTTCCGAGCCGTTCGCGACTACAAAGCGACGTACGAGAAAGGCATCACCCCCACGTCGCGGTAA
- a CDS encoding RNA polymerase sigma factor: MAPTDEELVSAYLEEGDERAFRQLVERYQDQIFGYIMSMVKDRALANDLFQETFLRVINAMQDRQGSYTRQGYWKSWVMRIARNATIDHMRKQKKWADVSSDEEEGYSFWDRLPDDAPVADEELHRSEQREWLDEHIEQLAPEQREVLLLRQTTDLTFREIAELTDVSINTALGRMRYALKNLRKMIEASGKTSLAPTVDS, encoded by the coding sequence ATGGCTCCCACCGACGAAGAACTGGTTTCCGCTTACCTGGAGGAAGGTGATGAACGTGCCTTCCGACAGCTTGTGGAACGATACCAGGACCAAATTTTCGGCTATATCATGAGCATGGTTAAAGATCGTGCTCTTGCCAATGACCTGTTCCAGGAAACCTTCCTGCGTGTGATCAACGCGATGCAGGACCGGCAGGGGTCGTACACCCGCCAGGGATACTGGAAAAGCTGGGTCATGCGCATTGCGAGAAACGCGACCATCGATCACATGCGGAAGCAGAAGAAGTGGGCTGATGTGTCCTCAGACGAGGAGGAAGGCTATTCTTTCTGGGACCGGCTTCCGGATGATGCGCCGGTTGCGGATGAAGAATTGCATCGCTCGGAGCAGCGCGAGTGGCTCGACGAACATATCGAACAGCTCGCACCGGAGCAACGAGAAGTGCTGCTTCTTCGCCAGACGACGGACCTGACATTTCGAGAAATTGCTGAGCTTACCGACGTATCGATCAACACGGCCCTGGGCCGGATGCGCTATGCACTCAAAAACTTACGCAAGATGATCGAAGCGTCGGGTAAGACGTCGCTCGCCCCGACCGTGGACTCGTAA